The Dreissena polymorpha isolate Duluth1 chromosome 10, UMN_Dpol_1.0, whole genome shotgun sequence genome includes a region encoding these proteins:
- the LOC127849335 gene encoding uncharacterized protein LOC127849335: protein MIYFGQQVEAYIGELKQILDKNNFSAKPVPLPESQKMATAPQSEPSSATVASKTNGQSKRTLATVAKQQLLAAAKPDVSEERLEHMQKMKQKKSLLSETEMSYYSQLNTKDENDNLHKPENNHDDQLAEVATDDIATVNSKKKVKRVMSVEVETYYSNIAKKSAAKEEKEDALMLGETAATMSSKHIEDWDMPLRHAKDRILSTPSLNVHDPLPNDQHSIDDDFTTDREEFFQESTKDDLVRTLQEQYRQSAKGKWTLLQHIFHAGHFKSWVQVPDNEDDLDVEVTNEDTVQKESYGNASQYDSPSLRPRKTIINVNNDNKSDFPPSQKTFSVRPALRVNFSTSEPTIIGADDASEPSTPPFTNGYARDVVNYRGILKRTDIDLESLRHTESTGEKPVYDFRKLLRKTGRLELIAASNN from the exons ATGATTTACTTTGGGCAACag GTGGAAGCATATATTGGTGAGCTAAAGCAAATTTTAGATAAAAATAATTTCTCTGCCAAACCCGTTCCACTGCCAGAATCTCAGAAAATGGCAACAGCACCACAATCGGAACCAAGTTCCGCTACCGTCGCCTCCAAAACAAACGGTCAGTCCAAAAGGACCCTGGCAACTGTCGCTAAGCAGCAGCTTTTGGCCGCAGCTAAACCGGATGTTAGCGAAGAACGATTGGAACACATGCAAAAGATGAAACAGAAGAAATCGCTGCTTTCTGAAACGGAAATGAGCTATTATTCTCAGCTG AACACCAAAGATGAAAATGACAATTTGCACAAACCGGAAAATAATCATGACGACCAACTAGCTGAGGTTGCAACTGATGACATAGCAACAGTGAACTCAAAGAAAAA AGTGAAGAGAGTGATGTCAGTAGAGGTCGAGACGTACTACAGCAACATAGCGAAGAAATCTGCTGCGAAGGAGGAAAA AGAAGATGCACTGATGCTGGGTGAAACTGCTGCTACGATGTCTAGTAAACATATTGAAGATTGGGACATGCCTTTAAGACATGCAAAAGACAGAATCCTCTCTACACCAAG CTTAAATGTTCACGATCCACTTCCGAATGATCAACACTCGATCGACGATGACTTCACAACGGACCGAGAGGAATTCTTTCAGGAATCTACTAAAGATGACCTAGTGCGAACTCTCCAAGAACAGTATAGACAAAGTGCGAAAGGAAAATGGACTCTGCTACAGCATATATTTCATGCAGGACATTTTAAATCATGGGTCCAAGTTCCTGATAACgaagatgaccttgacgttgaggTCACCAATGAAGACACCGTTCAAAAGGAATCGTATGGCAATGCTAGCCAGTACGATTCACCATCATTAAGACCTCGAAAAACAATAATCAATGTAAATAACGATAATAAGAGTGACTTTCCTCCATCGCAAAAAACCTTTTCCGTTCGACCAGCACTGAGAGTCAATTTTTCCACAAG TGAACCAACCATAATTGGTGCTGATGACGCGTCAGAGCCATCAACTCCGCCTTTTACCAACGGATATGCTCGGGATGTTGTGAATTACCGAGGTATTTTGAAACGCACTGATATCGACCTCGAATCATTAAGACATACGGAAAGCACCGGAGAGAAACCTGTGTATGACTTTAGAAAACTATTGCGAAAAACTGGGAGACTGGAATTGATCGCAGCAAGTAATAACTAA